From Peromyscus eremicus chromosome 3, PerEre_H2_v1, whole genome shotgun sequence, one genomic window encodes:
- the Tmem213 gene encoding transmembrane protein 213: MVPSPGHLCANMAQTGVSLRIPGYLTSAPQATLLLSLVLASFHWSCSTEASSGNSTLSTHPGTLEQCANVDFCPLASLCCRASVDEYGWIAAAVGWSLWFLTLILLCVDKLMKLTPEEPKDLSA; the protein is encoded by the exons ATGGTCCCCAGCCCGGGGCACCTCTGTGCCAACATGGCCCAGACAGGTGTCTCCCTCCGCATCCCTGGGTACCTCACCTCTGCCCCGCAAGCCACCCTGCTCCTCAGCCTGGTCCTGGCCTCCTTCCACTGGTCCTGCAGTACAG AAGCCAGCAGCGGCAATTCAACCCTGAGTACACACCCTGGGACCCTGGAGCAGTGTGCCA ACGTGGACTTCTGCCCACTAGCCTCCCTGTGTTGCCGAGCTTCGGTGGATGAATATGGCTGGATTGCAGCGGCGGTTGGCTGGAGTCTCTGGTTCCTCACCCTCATCCTGCTCTGTGTGGACAAGCTGATGAAGCTAACCCCAGAGGAGCCCAAGGACCTGTCGGCATGA